In the Streptomyces sp. NBC_00193 genome, AGTAGAAGAGCCGTCCGTCCTGCATGAGGATCATCGACGGGTACAGGCCCCAGTACGACCAGGTCTGGTTGACCTCGTTCATCGGCAGCCACTGGTTCTGCGCCGCCGAGAACTTCTCCGCGGTCACGTTGCCCGTGGAGTCCTCCTTCAGCCCGCCGAAGGAGATCACGTCACCGTTGCCGAGGATCGTCGCGGACGGGTACCAGTGCCCGCCGTTCATGTCGTTCGTCTTCGTGTACTTCTCGGTCGCCGGATCGAAGGTGTACGAGTCCTTCAGCCCCTGGTAGCCGATCGTGCCGTCCGCCGAGGGATAGCCCTTGTTGCCGCTCATCACCAGCACCCGGCCGTCGGCCAGCTGCACGTGGCCGGAGCAGAACATGTCCACGGGCGTCGGGATCGTCTTGAACGAGCCGTTCGCCGGGTCGTAGACGGCGGAGGTGAAGGTGCCCGCGTTGAACTGGGCGATGTCGTTGCCCGAACCCGCGATCAGCAGCACCTTGCCGTTCTTCAGCACGACGGCGTGCATGGAGCGCACCGGGTTCTTGGCGGCGATCACCTCCCACTTGCCCTTCGCGCACTCCGTGGCCGTGCCCGTGCAGGTGGGCGTCGGCGGGGTGACGCCCACCTCCTCCAGCGCGTAGTCGTCGGTGGTGAGCGTGCCCACGCCGTAGACGGACAGGCCCCACACGATCTTGTCGGTGTTGGGCGGGACGGCCGGCGTACGGACCGAGGTGCGCGCCCACGCGGCACTGACCGGGGGATTCTGCAGGTCGGTCCAGTACTGCCAGCCGGCCACCGTGTCGTGGCGGAACACCGTCACCGACACGTCCGGGGTGTTCGACTTGTACCAGGCCGAGAGGTCGTACTGCTTGCCCGGCACGACCGTCGGGGCGCAGGTGCCGTTCTCGGTGACCAGGGCCTTGCGGTCGCCGTCCACCCGGCGGGTGAGCGAGACCTTCATGGCCTTGGTGCCGGAGTGCGCGTCGGCGACGGTCGCGAAGGTGAAGTCGTTGTCGCCCCAGCCGGACTTGGACCAGCAGGACGGCATGTCGGAGCCGGCCGGGCCGGCGGTCTCGAAACCGGGGTTGGTGAGCAGGTTGGGCGGTCCGGCCGTGGCCTGCTGCGGCGCGGTCAGCAGCAGGCCCGCGGTCATCGCCCCGACGGCCAGCAGGGCGGCCCGCCACCTTGCCCTGCCCCGGATCTTCCTTCGCATGGGGAGCATCCCTTCGTGCGGCTCAACGCGTGCGGTTCAAGTGGTGCGGCTCAACTCGCGGGCGTGCGGCCCGCCTTGCGCGGGAGGTAGACGAGCGCCTCCGTCGCCGCGAAACGCAGGACGAAGGTGGTGACCAGGGCGAGCGCGGTCGCGGACAGGACCCCGAAGCCCCACGTGCCGACGAACACCGCGATCAGCGGGATCCGCAGCAGCAGATCGGCATTGGCCAGCAGCGTGAAGCGCCCGAGGCGATCGGCCCAGTGGCGGTGCCGGCGCCGGTCGCGGAACAGCAGGGTCTCGATGAGGAGGAAGTTCCACAGCACTCCGGCCTGGTTCGCCACCACCTCGGCGAGCAGGTAGTTCATGCCGGTGTGCGTGAGCATCCACAGCGCGGCCAGGTTCGGGACGAAGCCGG is a window encoding:
- a CDS encoding galactose oxidase-like domain-containing protein, producing MRRKIRGRARWRAALLAVGAMTAGLLLTAPQQATAGPPNLLTNPGFETAGPAGSDMPSCWSKSGWGDNDFTFATVADAHSGTKAMKVSLTRRVDGDRKALVTENGTCAPTVVPGKQYDLSAWYKSNTPDVSVTVFRHDTVAGWQYWTDLQNPPVSAAWARTSVRTPAVPPNTDKIVWGLSVYGVGTLTTDDYALEEVGVTPPTPTCTGTATECAKGKWEVIAAKNPVRSMHAVVLKNGKVLLIAGSGNDIAQFNAGTFTSAVYDPANGSFKTIPTPVDMFCSGHVQLADGRVLVMSGNKGYPSADGTIGYQGLKDSYTFDPATEKYTKTNDMNGGHWYPSATILGNGDVISFGGLKEDSTGNVTAEKFSAAQNQWLPMNEVNQTWSYWGLYPSMILMQDGRLFYSGSHTFGNGTPGTGASVYDYNANTITDVPGLRNKDERDESASVLLPPAQDQRVLTIGGGNNERNPAANRLTDIIDLKKPSPAYTAGPDIPQGLVDQGQGKRPQTGAEGKMFVSAVLLPDGKVLETGGGLHDRADPVYEASFFDPTTNTYQAGLATDPIPRTYHSASFLMPDGRVMSVGDNPGNGTYNHNVSIYTPPYLFKGARPQITSVIDNQWTYGDTQRITVNRAVAKAELIRPAAVTHSSDPNQRFVDLPLTVVNGTTIDLNVTSNPNLAPPGWYMLFAVDANGIPSIAKWVHLGGPSALAATAEPPSAHEHTFASELAAPKQNPAKRDSAPVAPNVAGCDRHYGTANVCVPTRFPAEVKATTKARCDWLAAHKYPARLKVNGSDPLRLDPDGDGYAC